In the genome of Rhodoplanes sp. Z2-YC6860, one region contains:
- a CDS encoding ABC transporter substrate-binding protein — protein sequence MALSKTALTRRSLLKSGAGAAAGLIAMPAIANAQAADAVKLSLEFRIYGGNAPMFLAAENGIFRDLRLDVTSDGSAGSADTLTRVANGSYQFGLADASAVAEFAGRNPEAAPKIVMTVFDVFPAVIMSWKRKPIKSLKDLAGVKLGTSASDAGSKILPALLARNHIDPASFTRMNLDVKLRETMLMKGDVDATIAFDYTALFNLVDNGVKIEDINLLYFKDFGFNFPGNSLIASREMIEKNPDLVKRMALGCARAWVAADRDRKAAIAAVTKRDKLLRSEVEVPRISWVLDRLIKTPEVKQNGIGYIDEKRLTDGLVVLADGLKFTKPITVADIYDGRFLPPAADRKFA from the coding sequence ATGGCTTTGTCGAAAACCGCGCTGACCCGGCGTTCGCTGCTTAAATCGGGAGCGGGTGCCGCCGCGGGATTGATCGCAATGCCGGCGATCGCCAACGCACAGGCCGCCGATGCGGTGAAACTCAGCCTTGAATTCCGCATCTACGGCGGCAACGCGCCGATGTTCCTGGCCGCCGAGAACGGCATCTTCCGCGACCTCCGGCTCGACGTCACCTCGGACGGATCGGCAGGCTCGGCCGACACACTGACCCGCGTCGCCAACGGCAGCTATCAGTTCGGCCTCGCCGACGCGAGCGCGGTCGCCGAATTCGCCGGCCGCAATCCGGAAGCCGCGCCGAAGATCGTGATGACGGTCTTCGACGTGTTCCCGGCCGTGATCATGAGCTGGAAGAGGAAGCCGATCAAATCGTTGAAGGATCTCGCCGGCGTCAAGCTCGGCACCAGCGCATCCGACGCCGGCTCGAAGATCCTGCCGGCCCTGCTCGCGCGCAACCACATCGATCCCGCCTCCTTCACCCGCATGAACCTGGATGTGAAGCTCCGCGAGACCATGCTGATGAAGGGCGACGTCGACGCCACCATCGCGTTCGACTACACGGCGTTGTTCAATCTGGTCGACAACGGCGTGAAGATCGAAGACATCAACCTGCTCTACTTCAAGGATTTCGGCTTCAACTTCCCGGGCAATTCGCTGATCGCAAGCCGCGAGATGATCGAGAAGAATCCGGACTTGGTGAAGCGCATGGCGCTCGGCTGCGCCAGGGCCTGGGTCGCGGCCGACCGCGACCGTAAGGCCGCCATTGCCGCGGTGACGAAGCGCGACAAGCTTCTGCGCAGCGAAGTCGAGGTGCCGCGCATCTCCTGGGTGCTGGATCGCCTGATCAAGACGCCCGAGGTGAAGCAGAACGGCATCGGGTACATCGACGAGAAGCGGCTCACCGACGGTCTCGTGGTGCTGGCCGACGGGTTGAAGTTCACGAAGCCGATCACCGTCGCCGATATCTACGACGGCCGCTTCCTGCCGCCCGCCGCCGACCGCAAGTTTGCTTGA
- the hpnE gene encoding hydroxysqualene dehydroxylase HpnE: MARTVHIVGAGLAGLAAAVKLARTDAKIVVHEATAHPGGRCRSYFDRAIGMTIDNGNHLVLSGNQAVREFAQSIGSDGALVGPKNADFIFADFKSGERWTLRISDGLLPWWIFDKNRRVPGTSPLDYLGVAKLLRVAEDATVGDVISCSGPLYERLLGPVLLAALNIDPKDGAATLASAVMRETLALGGAACRPLIARDGLSHAFIDPALAHVKSKGVEVRLEHELRALRFDGGRVSQLDFGTDTVDLAPGDAVILAVPTHAAASLVPGLSVPQGYRAIANAHFKIDVPAGVPAMQGLINATTEWLFAFDGRLSVTISDADRLMNVPREELAQTIWSEVAKVTGLETAGIAAPLPPWQIVRERRATFAATPAENAKRPGPRTEWKNLFMAGDWTATGLPATLEGATRSGNRAAALVLEVA, translated from the coding sequence ATGGCCCGCACAGTCCACATTGTCGGGGCAGGTCTTGCCGGACTTGCCGCAGCGGTGAAGTTGGCGCGGACCGACGCCAAGATCGTCGTGCATGAGGCCACCGCCCATCCGGGCGGGCGCTGCCGCTCGTATTTCGATCGCGCCATCGGCATGACGATCGACAACGGCAACCACCTGGTGCTGTCGGGAAATCAGGCGGTGCGCGAATTCGCGCAAAGCATCGGCAGCGACGGCGCGTTGGTTGGACCCAAGAACGCGGATTTTATCTTCGCCGATTTCAAATCGGGCGAACGCTGGACGCTGCGCATCAGCGACGGGCTGCTGCCGTGGTGGATTTTCGACAAGAATCGCCGCGTGCCGGGCACAAGTCCGCTCGACTATCTGGGTGTCGCGAAGCTGCTGCGTGTGGCCGAGGACGCCACCGTTGGCGATGTGATCAGCTGCTCCGGCCCCCTCTATGAGAGGCTGCTCGGTCCGGTGTTGCTTGCCGCCCTCAACATCGATCCGAAGGACGGCGCGGCGACGCTCGCCTCCGCCGTGATGCGCGAGACCCTGGCGCTGGGCGGCGCGGCCTGCCGGCCGCTGATCGCGCGCGACGGCCTGAGCCACGCTTTCATCGATCCGGCGCTTGCGCACGTGAAGAGCAAAGGCGTCGAGGTGCGGCTGGAGCACGAATTGCGTGCGCTGCGCTTCGATGGCGGGCGTGTCTCGCAGCTCGATTTCGGCACCGACACCGTCGACCTTGCGCCCGGCGATGCCGTGATCCTCGCGGTGCCGACCCATGCGGCCGCGTCGCTGGTGCCCGGGCTGAGCGTGCCGCAGGGCTACCGCGCCATCGCCAACGCGCATTTCAAGATCGATGTGCCGGCGGGCGTGCCGGCGATGCAAGGGCTGATCAACGCGACCACCGAATGGCTCTTCGCCTTCGACGGACGGCTGTCGGTGACGATCAGCGACGCCGATCGCCTGATGAACGTGCCGCGCGAGGAACTGGCCCAGACCATCTGGAGCGAGGTTGCCAAAGTCACCGGACTTGAGACCGCGGGAATCGCCGCGCCATTGCCACCGTGGCAGATCGTCCGCGAACGGCGCGCGACCTTTGCCGCCACCCCCGCCGAGAACGCCAAGCGTCCCGGCCCCCGCACGGAGTGGAAAAACCTGTTCATGGCCGGAGACTGGACCGCCACCGGACTGCCTGCGACGCTCGAAGGCGCAACGCGCTCGGGCAACCGCGCGGCCGCGTTGGTGCTGGAGGTCGCATGA
- a CDS encoding ABC transporter permease, which translates to MTQNRRRLELAMPWLVIAGLLIVWQVVVVAFGIRPFILPSPVAIYEAFLQYRGPIMEHALYTLSSTMIGFALGIVIGGLLGVIIGSFRLAYAGLYPLLVGINSVPKAAVVPILVVWMGIGQPPAITTAFLLSFFPIAVNVATGLATVEPELEDVLRSLGATPLDILRKVGLPRTMPYFFASLKVAITLAFVGAVISETIASNDGIGYLMIQSASQFRVPLMFAGVFVIAAMGIATYVIFALLERRFTHWATRREQQHFGGG; encoded by the coding sequence ATGACGCAGAACCGCCGCCGTCTCGAACTGGCGATGCCCTGGCTGGTGATCGCCGGACTGCTGATCGTATGGCAGGTGGTGGTCGTGGCCTTCGGGATCCGGCCGTTCATCCTGCCCTCGCCGGTCGCGATCTACGAGGCTTTCCTGCAATACCGCGGCCCGATCATGGAGCACGCGCTCTACACACTGTCGAGCACGATGATCGGCTTCGCGCTCGGCATCGTGATTGGCGGTCTGCTCGGCGTCATCATCGGCTCGTTCCGCTTGGCCTATGCGGGGCTTTATCCGCTGCTCGTCGGCATCAATTCGGTGCCGAAGGCCGCGGTGGTGCCGATCCTCGTGGTGTGGATGGGCATCGGCCAGCCGCCGGCCATCACCACAGCGTTCCTGCTGTCGTTCTTTCCGATCGCCGTGAATGTGGCGACCGGACTTGCCACCGTGGAGCCCGAACTCGAGGACGTGCTGCGCTCGCTCGGCGCGACGCCGCTCGACATTCTGCGCAAGGTCGGTCTGCCGCGGACCATGCCCTACTTCTTCGCATCGCTGAAGGTCGCGATCACGCTCGCTTTCGTCGGCGCGGTGATCTCGGAAACCATCGCGTCGAACGACGGCATCGGCTATCTGATGATCCAGTCGGCGTCGCAGTTCCGCGTGCCCCTGATGTTCGCCGGCGTGTTCGTGATCGCCGCGATGGGCATTGCGACCTATGTGATCTTCGCGCTGCTGGAGCGGCGCTTCACCCACTGGGCGACGCGCCGCGAGCAGCAGCACTTTGGCGGCGGATAG
- a CDS encoding (2Fe-2S)-binding protein, with protein MTAVTIELNGVKIADDVEPRQSLGDFLRDRCGLTATHLGCEHGACGACTVVLDGKATRSCLSLAVMCDGRAVQTLEGLRTDAMMERLRRHFHESHALQCGFCTPGMLIMARDILRRHSRPDAATVRHELSGQICRCTGYANIVKAIVAAGQETAQVAASEE; from the coding sequence ATGACGGCGGTCACCATCGAACTCAATGGCGTGAAGATCGCCGACGACGTCGAGCCGCGGCAGTCGCTCGGCGATTTTCTGCGCGACCGCTGCGGGCTCACTGCGACCCATCTCGGCTGCGAGCACGGCGCCTGCGGCGCCTGCACCGTGGTGCTCGACGGCAAAGCCACCCGCTCCTGCCTGTCGCTCGCGGTGATGTGCGACGGCCGCGCGGTGCAGACGCTGGAGGGCCTGCGCACCGACGCCATGATGGAGAGGCTGCGGAGGCACTTCCACGAGAGCCATGCGCTGCAATGCGGTTTCTGCACGCCGGGCATGTTGATCATGGCCCGCGACATTTTGCGCAGGCATTCGCGCCCTGATGCGGCTACCGTCCGTCACGAATTGAGTGGGCAGATCTGCCGCTGTACCGGCTATGCCAACATCGTGAAGGCGATCGTTGCTGCGGGCCAGGAAACCGCACAGGTCGCCGCCTCGGAGGAATAG
- the hpnC gene encoding squalene synthase HpnC, which yields MSLDAAQHRSGKGSGDENFPVASWVVAPPHRRPILSFYEFVRIADDISDHAEMKPADKLAHLDSLEGSLLGHNTDNAAGVTLRSALAERNLSPQHAQDLLHAFRQDVTKLRYKDWDDLIDYCRYSAMPVGRYVLDVHGESRATWAASDNVCAVLQIINHLQDCVKDYRNLDRVYVPLDALNAAGSNVEALDAPRATPQLLVCLHGLAGRTGVLLEEGSHLPGQIKDIRLSLEIAAIVTLARHFVGLLRSRDPLSENVRLGKFGVAGVGLMGAAKGLVNRIVSGTSAQAPATIN from the coding sequence ATGAGTTTGGACGCTGCACAGCATCGATCGGGCAAGGGCTCGGGGGACGAGAATTTCCCCGTGGCTTCGTGGGTGGTGGCGCCGCCGCACCGCCGGCCGATCCTGTCGTTCTACGAGTTCGTCCGCATCGCCGACGACATCTCGGACCATGCGGAAATGAAGCCCGCCGACAAGCTCGCGCACCTCGACAGCCTCGAAGGCAGTCTCCTCGGCCACAACACCGACAACGCGGCTGGCGTGACGCTGCGCTCCGCGCTTGCCGAGCGCAATCTTTCGCCCCAGCACGCGCAAGACCTGCTGCACGCGTTCCGCCAGGACGTCACCAAGCTCCGCTACAAGGATTGGGACGATCTGATCGACTATTGCCGGTATTCGGCGATGCCGGTTGGCCGCTACGTGCTCGACGTGCATGGCGAGAGTCGCGCCACCTGGGCCGCTTCAGATAACGTCTGCGCGGTGCTGCAGATTATCAACCATTTGCAGGATTGCGTGAAGGACTACCGCAATCTAGACCGGGTCTATGTCCCGCTCGATGCGCTCAATGCCGCCGGCTCCAACGTCGAGGCGCTCGATGCGCCGCGCGCCACGCCGCAACTTCTCGTCTGCCTGCACGGCCTCGCCGGGCGCACCGGCGTTTTGCTGGAAGAGGGCAGCCATCTCCCCGGGCAGATCAAGGATATTCGCCTCTCGCTCGAGATCGCTGCCATCGTCACGCTCGCGCGTCATTTCGTGGGACTGCTCCGCAGCCGCGATCCGCTGTCCGAGAATGTGCGTCTCGGCAAGTTCGGCGTCGCGGGCGTGGGCCTCATGGGCGCCGCCAAGGGGCTGGTCAATCGCATCGTCTCCGGCACCTCGGCGCAGGCGCCGGCCACCATCAATTGA
- a CDS encoding glycosyltransferase: MVFTAIAALALAIWLYLVCARGGFWLCRQRDDVLPWSPPTGAPPSWPSVTAVIPARNEAEGIADSIGSLARQDYPGPFSIVLVDDDSEDATAELARSAAAGLGSDRSFTLISSRGLASGWTGKLWAVRQGVEAANNAAQPPDYLLLTDADIVHTPDSVRALVARAEHGNYVLTSLMARLRCESGWERSHVPAFVYFFQMLYPFASVNDPKNATAGAAGGCMLVRADALKRAGGIESIRAALIDDCSLAEKMKAVGPIWLGLTNRVASIRRYDDFEEVRKMISRSAYAQLKYSPLLLAGVTLGMALTFLAGPLLALFGDGTARLLGLLTWILMAVSFQPMLRFYRMSPLWGLGLPAIAVVYMLYTLDSAYRYVRGQGGSWKGRAQANVSGS; the protein is encoded by the coding sequence ATGGTTTTCACCGCAATCGCAGCATTGGCTCTGGCCATCTGGTTGTATCTGGTCTGCGCCCGCGGCGGCTTCTGGCTGTGCCGGCAGCGCGACGACGTGCTGCCATGGTCGCCGCCAACAGGGGCGCCGCCAAGCTGGCCGAGCGTCACCGCGGTGATCCCGGCGCGCAACGAGGCCGAGGGCATCGCGGACAGCATCGGTTCGCTGGCGCGCCAGGACTATCCGGGACCGTTCTCGATCGTGCTGGTTGACGACGACAGCGAGGACGCGACCGCAGAACTCGCGCGAAGCGCCGCGGCGGGGCTCGGCTCCGACCGGAGCTTCACTCTGATATCGAGCCGAGGCTTGGCGTCGGGCTGGACCGGCAAGCTCTGGGCGGTGCGCCAGGGCGTGGAAGCAGCGAACAACGCGGCCCAACCGCCGGACTATTTGCTGCTGACGGACGCCGACATCGTGCACACACCCGACTCGGTTCGGGCGCTGGTCGCACGCGCCGAGCACGGAAACTACGTTCTCACCTCGTTGATGGCGCGGCTGCGCTGCGAGAGCGGATGGGAACGAAGCCACGTCCCGGCCTTCGTCTACTTCTTCCAGATGCTCTATCCGTTTGCCTCCGTGAACGATCCGAAGAACGCCACGGCTGGCGCGGCCGGCGGCTGCATGTTGGTACGCGCCGATGCGCTCAAGCGTGCCGGCGGCATCGAGAGCATCCGCGCGGCGCTCATCGATGACTGCTCGCTCGCCGAAAAGATGAAGGCTGTGGGGCCGATCTGGCTGGGCCTCACCAATCGGGTCGCGAGCATCCGGCGCTACGACGATTTCGAAGAAGTGCGGAAGATGATTTCGCGTTCGGCCTATGCACAATTGAAATACTCGCCGCTGTTGCTCGCCGGTGTCACCCTGGGCATGGCGCTGACATTCCTGGCAGGTCCGCTGCTGGCGCTGTTCGGCGATGGAACTGCTCGCCTTCTCGGGCTTTTGACCTGGATTCTCATGGCCGTATCGTTTCAGCCGATGTTGCGGTTCTACCGCATGTCCCCACTTTGGGGGCTGGGGCTGCCTGCGATTGCAGTGGTCTACATGCTATACACGCTGGATTCTGCCTACCGCTACGTGCGAGGGCAGGGCGGCAGTTGGAAGGGACGCGCTCAGGCGAACGTTTCGGGATCATGA
- the hpnD gene encoding presqualene diphosphate synthase HpnD — MNEASAPIENGGSGAPSRASGSSFYTAMRILPRAQREAMFEIYSFCRLVDDVADSTAPHAERRPLLTQWRNRIEGIYAGQPASDLQGLAKAVTDFGLQKEDFLAVIDGMDMDAAEDIRAPDWAKLDLYCDRVASAVGRLSVRVFGMRENDGIALAHHLGRALQLTNILRDLDEDADIGRLYLPMEELQKAGIASTDPKTVLESPSLWQPCEAVAARAMEHFKEADRIMARNPRKVVKAPKIMEEVYRVMLNGMTSRGWSPPRTRISVSPLRLSWIAVQYAII, encoded by the coding sequence ATGAACGAAGCCAGTGCACCCATCGAGAACGGCGGCTCCGGCGCACCCAGCCGCGCCTCGGGCAGTTCGTTCTACACCGCTATGCGGATCCTGCCCCGCGCGCAGCGCGAGGCGATGTTCGAGATTTATTCGTTCTGCCGCCTCGTCGACGATGTGGCCGACTCCACCGCGCCGCATGCCGAGCGAAGGCCGCTGCTCACGCAGTGGCGCAACCGCATCGAGGGCATCTATGCGGGGCAGCCGGCATCGGACCTGCAGGGGCTCGCCAAGGCGGTGACCGATTTCGGCCTGCAGAAGGAAGACTTCCTCGCGGTGATCGACGGCATGGACATGGACGCCGCCGAAGACATCCGTGCGCCCGACTGGGCCAAGCTCGATCTCTATTGCGACCGTGTCGCGAGTGCGGTGGGGCGGCTGTCCGTGCGGGTGTTCGGGATGCGCGAGAATGACGGGATTGCGCTCGCGCATCATCTCGGCCGCGCGCTTCAGCTGACCAATATCCTGCGTGATCTCGACGAGGACGCCGACATCGGCCGCCTCTATCTGCCGATGGAAGAACTGCAGAAGGCCGGCATCGCCTCGACCGATCCCAAGACCGTGCTGGAAAGCCCGAGCCTGTGGCAGCCCTGCGAAGCGGTGGCGGCGCGGGCGATGGAGCACTTCAAAGAAGCGGACCGCATCATGGCGCGCAATCCGCGCAAGGTTGTGAAGGCGCCGAAGATCATGGAAGAGGTCTACCGTGTCATGCTCAACGGCATGACATCGCGCGGCTGGTCGCCGCCGCGCACGCGGATCAGCGTAAGTCCGCTGCGCCTGTCCTGGATCGCCGTGCAGTACGCGATCATCTGA
- a CDS encoding xanthine dehydrogenase family protein molybdopterin-binding subunit, whose translation MAGHSPSEGWIGASLLRKEDARHLLGHGMFIADIRMPGMQDVAFVRSQMAHATVRQITKPDGEAGNVFTLADLGPLNILEAGPELAAHRHSPYPALADDRVRYAGQPIAACLKPTRAEAEDLADKVGVELDELPAVVDCVEAMMPKSPRLFDAWADNAYITSTVSGGDAAFLASAPIRLRRKFRMNRQATVSLECRGCLAYWDHRNNELVVHLSTQGGHVIRLGLSQALGLPENKLRIIAPDVGGGFGGKNRLMPEDIAVASIAMKVGHPVRWIEDRREHLLASVHCRDHFYDLTISADRDGTLLGVEGDVYIDAGAYSLWPTGSFMEASMASRNLTGPYRIRHLNLKTYTVATNKAPMGPYRGVARPGACFAIERLVDEVARELGREPFDLRRQNIVTASELPYQTAAGMRLDTGDYIVSLDTAREMVGMEAIRERQKKGEPDGRAIGLGFAFYTEQSGHGQIEWVKRKSRVVPGYESANVRMLPDGSVMLHVGVQNHGQGHETTLSQIAAHELALDPSQIQVRYGDTATAPFGFGTFGSRSIVFAGGATARTCRILAEKIRRIGAHLLQTDIANTRLEGAAVHGPNGSVDFAEIAYAANVRQEHLPSGMDPLLDATSTYEPTETSGVFAYGTHAVVVAVEPDTGAIEILDYAVSEDCGTMINPLIVDGQVQGGIAQGIGTALYEEIPYDEQGQPLATTFGDYMVPCAPEIPTVRVAHLITPAFVTEYGVKGLGEGGAIAPPAALANAVADAFRHIGASFNETPLTPRRVSEAVERARRDFDPLNMGRRA comes from the coding sequence ATGGCGGGTCATTCGCCCTCAGAGGGGTGGATCGGCGCGAGCCTTTTGCGCAAAGAGGACGCCCGCCATCTGCTCGGCCACGGCATGTTCATTGCCGACATCCGCATGCCGGGCATGCAGGACGTGGCCTTCGTCCGCAGCCAGATGGCGCATGCCACCGTCCGCCAGATCACCAAGCCCGACGGTGAAGCCGGCAATGTCTTCACGCTGGCTGATCTCGGCCCGCTCAACATTCTGGAAGCCGGCCCCGAACTCGCGGCGCATCGCCACAGCCCTTACCCGGCGCTAGCCGACGATCGCGTGCGCTATGCCGGGCAGCCGATCGCGGCCTGCCTCAAGCCGACACGGGCCGAGGCCGAAGACCTCGCCGACAAGGTCGGCGTCGAACTCGACGAACTGCCGGCGGTGGTCGATTGCGTCGAGGCGATGATGCCCAAGAGCCCGCGGCTGTTCGACGCCTGGGCCGACAACGCCTACATCACCAGCACCGTGAGCGGGGGCGATGCCGCGTTCCTGGCCAGCGCGCCGATCCGGTTGCGACGCAAGTTCCGCATGAACCGGCAAGCCACGGTGTCGCTCGAATGCCGCGGCTGCCTCGCCTACTGGGACCACCGCAACAACGAGCTTGTGGTGCATCTGTCGACCCAGGGCGGCCACGTCATCCGTCTCGGGCTGTCGCAGGCGCTGGGCCTGCCCGAGAACAAGCTTCGCATCATCGCGCCCGATGTCGGCGGCGGGTTCGGCGGCAAGAACCGCCTGATGCCGGAAGACATCGCGGTCGCCTCCATCGCCATGAAGGTCGGCCACCCGGTGCGCTGGATCGAGGACCGACGCGAGCACCTCCTGGCTTCGGTGCATTGCCGCGATCACTTCTACGATCTCACCATCTCGGCGGATCGCGACGGCACGCTGCTCGGCGTCGAAGGCGACGTCTATATCGACGCCGGCGCCTATTCGCTGTGGCCAACGGGCTCGTTCATGGAAGCGAGCATGGCGTCGCGCAATCTCACCGGGCCCTACCGCATCCGCCATCTCAACCTGAAGACCTATACGGTTGCGACCAACAAGGCGCCGATGGGCCCCTATCGCGGCGTGGCGCGGCCGGGCGCCTGTTTCGCCATCGAGCGGCTGGTCGACGAGGTGGCGCGCGAGCTTGGCCGCGAGCCGTTCGACCTGCGGCGGCAGAACATCGTCACCGCGAGTGAATTGCCGTACCAGACCGCGGCCGGCATGCGGCTCGACACCGGCGACTACATCGTCTCGCTCGACACCGCGCGCGAGATGGTCGGCATGGAAGCGATCCGCGAGCGCCAGAAGAAAGGCGAGCCGGACGGCCGCGCCATCGGGCTGGGCTTCGCCTTCTACACCGAACAGAGCGGCCACGGTCAGATCGAGTGGGTGAAGCGCAAGTCGCGCGTGGTGCCGGGCTACGAGTCTGCCAACGTGCGCATGCTGCCCGACGGCTCGGTGATGCTGCATGTCGGCGTGCAGAATCACGGCCAGGGCCACGAGACCACGCTGTCGCAGATCGCGGCGCATGAACTGGCGCTCGACCCGTCGCAAATCCAGGTGCGCTACGGCGACACCGCCACGGCGCCGTTCGGCTTCGGCACGTTCGGATCGCGCTCGATCGTGTTTGCCGGCGGGGCAACGGCGCGGACCTGCCGCATCCTCGCCGAGAAAATCCGGCGCATCGGCGCGCATCTCCTGCAGACCGACATTGCGAACACCCGCCTGGAGGGTGCCGCGGTCCACGGCCCCAACGGCAGCGTTGATTTTGCTGAGATCGCCTATGCGGCCAATGTCCGTCAGGAGCACCTGCCGTCCGGCATGGATCCGCTGCTCGATGCCACCTCCACCTATGAGCCAACCGAGACCAGCGGCGTGTTCGCCTACGGCACCCACGCCGTGGTGGTCGCGGTCGAGCCCGACACCGGCGCGATTGAAATCCTCGACTACGCGGTCTCCGAAGACTGCGGCACCATGATCAATCCCCTCATCGTCGACGGCCAGGTGCAGGGCGGCATCGCCCAAGGCATCGGCACCGCGCTCTACGAGGAAATCCCTTACGATGAGCAGGGCCAGCCGCTCGCCACCACGTTCGGCGATTACATGGTGCCCTGCGCGCCGGAAATTCCCACCGTCCGGGTTGCGCATCTGATCACGCCGGCTTTTGTCACCGAATATGGCGTCAAAGGACTCGGCGAAGGCGGCGCGATCGCGCCGCCGGCCGCGCTCGCCAACGCCGTGGCCGACGCGTTCCGTCACATCGGCGCAAGCTTCAACGAGACGCCGCTGACGCCGCGCCGGGTCTCGGAAGCGGTCGAGCGCGCGCGGCGCGACTTCGACCCGCTGAACATGGGCCGCCGCGCATGA
- a CDS encoding FAD binding domain-containing protein, which translates to MKPAPFEYMRPKTVAEASVALGRRGATTAAIAGGQSLMPMLALRVALPDLLVDISRLDDLKIVTRTPDSVWLGALTTHAAIEDGETPDVFNGLMRAIAGQISYRAVRNHGTIGGSLALADPAADWPVCLSALGATVRIVGRNGVRVQNVDDFLQGQYETTLEAGDIIMGFDIPAPPRSFRWGFSKVARKSGAFAQSLAVVVAEANDTHVRAVLGAAGPRPKPLVATAKQLEIPNSTENDIRAAIKADLNTYFGELDDYQKRMHTANVLHAARNMRAQ; encoded by the coding sequence ATGAAGCCCGCTCCGTTCGAATACATGCGGCCGAAGACCGTCGCCGAGGCGAGCGTGGCGCTCGGCCGCCGCGGCGCGACCACCGCGGCGATTGCCGGCGGCCAGTCGCTGATGCCGATGCTGGCGTTGCGCGTGGCGCTGCCGGATCTTCTGGTCGACATCAGCCGCCTCGATGATCTCAAGATCGTGACGCGCACGCCGGATAGCGTCTGGCTCGGTGCGCTGACTACGCATGCCGCGATCGAGGACGGCGAGACGCCGGACGTCTTCAATGGTCTGATGCGCGCCATCGCCGGCCAGATTTCCTATCGCGCGGTGCGCAACCACGGCACGATCGGAGGCAGCCTCGCGCTCGCCGATCCCGCCGCCGACTGGCCGGTGTGCCTTTCGGCACTCGGTGCGACGGTGCGCATCGTCGGGCGCAATGGCGTGCGGGTGCAGAACGTCGACGATTTCCTTCAAGGACAATATGAAACGACGCTCGAAGCGGGCGACATCATCATGGGCTTCGACATCCCCGCGCCGCCGCGGTCGTTCCGCTGGGGATTTTCCAAGGTGGCGCGCAAGAGTGGCGCGTTCGCACAGTCGCTCGCGGTCGTCGTCGCCGAAGCCAACGACACCCACGTCCGCGCGGTGCTCGGCGCCGCCGGCCCTCGGCCTAAACCGCTGGTCGCGACTGCAAAACAACTGGAAATTCCGAACAGCACCGAGAACGACATTCGCGCCGCGATCAAGGCCGACCTCAACACGTACTTCGGCGAACTCGACGACTATCAGAAGCGGATGCACACCGCGAACGTGCTGCATGCCGCAAGGAACATGCGGGCGCAATGA